In one Cyprinus carpio isolate SPL01 chromosome B2, ASM1834038v1, whole genome shotgun sequence genomic region, the following are encoded:
- the LOC122134429 gene encoding uncharacterized protein LOC122134429 isoform X12, with protein MEFWKIWGRLLIIQSFFTCITLIHCRNLLRFSGTEKTNNEGGEDISEKNISDHKGYFEPLADFDHLGDNAGVSGLQKKSLIKGQLLSSSEAAWDAMSPKLRCGDDLVKLQLSGPELANVELCRGNGVPVPLTQLPPHCGHTALTYAGLVYATPYDGCGVVQQGGYYVMQIQWQGNSAVITCPMTSTIANETFLGPHPPKYLHILLPPFSPDTQSPDAPAMPQVSDTATLKPPPLVYPQGFWPFPHYLYPGRVYATAKQTEKPVTTTLVSQAPTGEPQPPKYPEMSWPHYHPDYLYHGRPKPTLKPVPASGSDTKSDAPAEKPQPPKYPQKPWPYPGYPSGDPKPVPASGFDTESDAPAEKPQPPKYPQKPWPYPGWQHPGYPSGDPKPVTASGSESDAPGEKPHPPKYPQKTWPYPGWQYPGYPSGDSKPVPASGSDTESDAPGEKPHPPKYPQKTWPYPGWQYPGYPSGDPKPVPASGSESDAPGEKPHPPKYPQKTWPYPGWQYPGYPSGDPKPVPASGSDTESDAPGEKPHPPKYPQKTWPYPGWQYPGYPSGDPKPVPASGSESDAHQLKSLNLPNTPRSLGLILVGSILVTLLVTQNLFQPLALTLNRMHQVKSLNLRNTPRSFGLILVGSILVTLLVTQNLFPPLALTLNRNRMHQVKSLTLPNTPRSLGLILATLLVTQNLFQLLALNRMHQLKSLNLPNTPRSLGLILVGSILATLLVTQNLFQLLALTLNRIHQVKSLDLPNTPRRLGLILVGSILATLLVTQNLFQLLALTPNRMHQVKSLDLPNTPRRLGLILVGSILATLLVTQNLFQLLALALNRMHQVKSLTLPNTPRSLGLILVGSILATLLVTQNLFQPLALTLNRMHQVKSLTLPNTPRRLGLILVGSILATLLVTQNLFQPLALTLNWMHQVKSLTLPNTPRSLGLILVGSILATLLVTQNLFQPLALNRMHQVKSLNLPNTPRRLGLTTILMTLDIYFLRIVITPIILSICKSFIHNTQFSLPEFLLHHL; from the exons ATGGAATTTTGGAAAATATGGGGAAGGTTGTTAATTATACAAAGTTTTTTCACATGCATTACTTTAATACACTGCAGAAATCTGCTACGGTTTTCTGGAACGGAAAAAACGAACAATGAAGGTGGCGaagatatttcagaaaaaaatatatcagacCACAAGGGATATTTTGAGCCCTTAGCTGATTTTGACCATCTTGGTGATAACGCCGGAGTTTCAG GTCTTcagaaaaaatcattaattaaaggACAGCTACTCAGTTCTTCTGAAGCAGCCTGGGATGCCATGTCTCCAAAGTTGAGGTGTGGTGACGATCTCGTGAAGTTACAGCTCAGTGGTCCAGAATTAGCAAATGTTGAACTCTGTCGAG GTAATGGGGTGCCTGTTCCTCTCACTCAGTTGCCACCTCACTGTGGACACACAGCACTCACTTATGCAGGTCTTGTCTATGCTACTCCCTATGATGGATGTGGTGTTGTGCAACAG GGAGGGTATTATGTGATGCAGATACAGTGGCAGGGAAACTCTGCAGTCATTACTTGTCCTATGACCTCTACCATTGCAAATGAAACCTTCCTGGGACCTCATCCTCCTAAATATCTGCACATTTTGCTGCCTCCCTTCTCTCCTGATACACAAAGTCCAGATGCACCTGCAATGCCACAAGTGTCTGATACTGCAACACTGAAGCCACCACCTCTTGTGTATCCACAAGGGTTTTGGCCTTTCCCTCATTATCTTTATCCTGGAAGGGTTTATGCCACAGCTAAACAAACGGAGAAACCTGTTACAACTACTCTAGTTTCCCAAGCACCAACTGGAGAACCTCAACCTCCCAAATACCCCGAGATGTCTTGGCCACACTACCATCCTGATTACCTCTATCATGGCAGACCAAAACCCACTTTGAAACCTGTTCCCGCCTCTGGCTCTGACACTAAATCAGATGCACCAGCTGAAAAGCCTCAACCTCCCAAATACCCCCAGAAGCCATGGCCTTATCCTGGCTACCCTTCTGGTGACCCAAAACCTGTTCCCGCCTCTGGCTTTGACACTGAATCGGATGCACCAGCTGAAAAGCCTCAACCTCCCAAATACCCCCAGAAGCCTTGGCCTTATCCTGGTTGGCAGCATCCTGGCTACCCTTCTG GTGACCCAAAACCTGTTACAGCCTCTGGCTCTGAATCGGATGCACCAGGTGAAAAGCCTCACCCTCCCAAATACCCCCAGAAGACTTGGCCTTATCCTGGTTGGCAGTATCCTGGCTACCCTTCTGGTGACTCAAAACCTGTTCCTGCCTCTGGCTCTGACACTGAATCGGATGCACCAGGTGAAAAGCCTCACCCTCCCAA ATACCCCCAGAAGACTTGGCCTTATCCTGGTTGGCAGTATCCTGGCTACCCTTCTGGTGACCCAAAACCTGTTCCCGCCTCTGGCTCTGAATCGGATGCACCAGGTGAAAAGCCTCACCCTCCCAAATACCCCCAGAAGACTTGGCCTTATCCTGGTTGGCAGTATCCTGGCTACCCTTCTG GTGACCCAAAACCTGTTCCAGCTTCTGGCTCTGACACTGAATCGGATGCACCAGGTGAAAAGCCTCACCCTCCCAAATACCCCCAGAAGACTTGGCCTTATCCTGGTTGGCAGTATCCTGGCTACCCTTCTGGTGACCCAAAACCTGTTCCAGCTTCTGGCTCTGAATCGGATGCACACCAGCTGAAAAGCCTCAACCTCCCAAATACCCCCAGAAGCCTTGGCCTTATCCTGGTTGGCAGCATCCTGGTTACCCTTCTG GTGACCCAAAACCTGTTCCAGCCTCTGGCTCTGACACTGAATCGGATGCACCAGGTGAAAAGCCTCAACCTCCGAAATACCCCCAGAAGCTTTGGCCTTATCCTGGTTGGCAGCATCCTGGTTACCCTTCTGGTGACCCAAAACCTGTTCCCGCCTCTGGCTCTGACACTGAATCGGAATCGGATGCACCAGGTAAAAAGCCTCACCCTCCCAAATACCCCCAGAAGCCTTGGCCTTATCCTGGCTACCCTTCTGGTGACCCAAAACCTGTTCCAGCTTCTGGCTCTGAATCGGATGCACCAGCTGAAAAGCCTCAACCTCCCAAATACCCCCAGAAGCCTTGGCCTTATCCTGGTTGGCAGTATCCTGGCTACCCTTCTG GTGACCCAAAACCTGTTCCAGCTTCTGGCTCTGACACTGAATCGGATACACCAGGTGAAAAGCCTCGACCTCCCAAATACCCCCAGAAGACTTGGCCTTATCCTGGTTGGCAGTATCCTGGCTACCCTTCTGGTGACCCAAAACCTGTTCCAGCTTCTGGCTCTGACACCGAATCGGATGCACCAGGTGAAAAGCCTCGACCTCCCAAATACCCCCAGAAGACTTGGCCTTATCCTGGTTGGCAGTATCCTGGCTACCCTTCTG GTGACCCAAAACCTGTTCCAGCTTCTGGCTCTGGCTCTGAATCGGATGCACCAGGTGAAAAGCCTCACCCTCCCAAATACCCCCAGAAGCCTTGGCCTTATCCTGGTTGGCAGTATCCTGGCTACCCTTCTGGTGACCCAAAACCTGTTCCAGCCTCTGGCTCTGACACTGAATCGGATGCACCAG GTGAAAAGCCTCACCCTCCCAAATACCCCCAGAAGACTTGGCCTTATCCTGGTTGGCAGTATCCTGGCTACCCTTCTGGTGACCCAAAACCTGTTCCAGCCTCTGGCTCTGACACTGAATTGGATGCACCAGGTGAAAAGCCTCACCCTCCCAAATACCCCCAGAAGCCTTGGCCTTATCCTGGTTGGCAGCATCCTG GCTACCCTTCTGGTGACCCAAAACCTGTTCCAGCCTCTGGCTCTGAATCGGATGCACCAGGTGAAAAGCCTCAACCTCCCAAATACCCCCAGAAGACTGGGTCTTACTACTATCCTCATGACCCTGGACATATATTTCCTCCGTATAGTCATTACCCCGATTATCCTCTCCATTTGCAAGAGTTTTATCCACAATACCCAGTTCAGCCTCCCAGAATTCCTACTGCACCACCTATAA
- the LOC122134429 gene encoding uncharacterized protein LOC122134429 isoform X14: MEFWKIWGRLLIIQSFFTCITLIHCRNLLRFSGTEKTNNEGGEDISEKNISDHKGYFEPLADFDHLGDNAGVSGLQKKSLIKGQLLSSSEAAWDAMSPKLRCGDDLVKLQLSGPELANVELCRGNGVPVPLTQLPPHCGHTALTYAGLVYATPYDGCGVVQQGGYYVMQIQWQGNSAVITCPMTSTIANETFLGPHPPKYLHILLPPFSPDTQSPDAPAMPQVSDTATLKPPPLVYPQGFWPFPHYLYPGRVYATAKQTEKPVTTTLVSQAPTGEPQPPKYPEMSWPHYHPDYLYHGRPKPTLKPVPASGSDTKSDAPAEKPQPPKYPQKPWPYPGYPSGDPKPVPASGFDTESDAPAEKPQPPKYPQKPWPYPGWQHPGYPSGDPKPVTASGSESDAPGEKPHPPKYPQKTWPYPGWQYPGYPSGDSKPVPASGSDTESDAPGEKPHPPKYPQKTWPYPGWQYPGYPSGDPKPVPASGSESDAPGEKPHPPKYPQKTWPYPGWQYPGYPSGDPKPVPASGSDTESDAPGEKPHPPKYPQKTWPYPGWQYPGYPSGDPKPVPASGSESDAHQLKSLNLPNTPRSLGLILVGSILVTLLVTQNLFQPLALTLNRMHQVKSLNLRNTPRSFGLILVGSILVTLLVTQNLFPPLALTLNRNRMHQVKSLTLPNTPRSLGLILATLLVTQNLFQLLALNRMHQLKSLNLPNTPRSLGLILVGSILATLLVTQNLFQLLALTLNRMHQVKSLNLRNTPRSFGLILATLLVTQNLFQPLALTLNRMHQVKSLTLPNTPRSLGLILTTLLVTQNLFQLLALALNRMHQVKSLTLPNTPRSLGLILVGSILATLLVTQNLFQPLALTLNRMHQVKSLTLPNTPRRLGLILVGSILATLLVTQNLFQPLALTLNWMHQVKSLTLPNTPRSLGLILVGSILATLLVTQNLFQPLALNRMHQVKSLNLPNTPRRLGLTTILMTLDIYFLRIVITPIILSICKSFIHNTQFSLPEFLLHHL, from the exons ATGGAATTTTGGAAAATATGGGGAAGGTTGTTAATTATACAAAGTTTTTTCACATGCATTACTTTAATACACTGCAGAAATCTGCTACGGTTTTCTGGAACGGAAAAAACGAACAATGAAGGTGGCGaagatatttcagaaaaaaatatatcagacCACAAGGGATATTTTGAGCCCTTAGCTGATTTTGACCATCTTGGTGATAACGCCGGAGTTTCAG GTCTTcagaaaaaatcattaattaaaggACAGCTACTCAGTTCTTCTGAAGCAGCCTGGGATGCCATGTCTCCAAAGTTGAGGTGTGGTGACGATCTCGTGAAGTTACAGCTCAGTGGTCCAGAATTAGCAAATGTTGAACTCTGTCGAG GTAATGGGGTGCCTGTTCCTCTCACTCAGTTGCCACCTCACTGTGGACACACAGCACTCACTTATGCAGGTCTTGTCTATGCTACTCCCTATGATGGATGTGGTGTTGTGCAACAG GGAGGGTATTATGTGATGCAGATACAGTGGCAGGGAAACTCTGCAGTCATTACTTGTCCTATGACCTCTACCATTGCAAATGAAACCTTCCTGGGACCTCATCCTCCTAAATATCTGCACATTTTGCTGCCTCCCTTCTCTCCTGATACACAAAGTCCAGATGCACCTGCAATGCCACAAGTGTCTGATACTGCAACACTGAAGCCACCACCTCTTGTGTATCCACAAGGGTTTTGGCCTTTCCCTCATTATCTTTATCCTGGAAGGGTTTATGCCACAGCTAAACAAACGGAGAAACCTGTTACAACTACTCTAGTTTCCCAAGCACCAACTGGAGAACCTCAACCTCCCAAATACCCCGAGATGTCTTGGCCACACTACCATCCTGATTACCTCTATCATGGCAGACCAAAACCCACTTTGAAACCTGTTCCCGCCTCTGGCTCTGACACTAAATCAGATGCACCAGCTGAAAAGCCTCAACCTCCCAAATACCCCCAGAAGCCATGGCCTTATCCTGGCTACCCTTCTGGTGACCCAAAACCTGTTCCCGCCTCTGGCTTTGACACTGAATCGGATGCACCAGCTGAAAAGCCTCAACCTCCCAAATACCCCCAGAAGCCTTGGCCTTATCCTGGTTGGCAGCATCCTGGCTACCCTTCTG GTGACCCAAAACCTGTTACAGCCTCTGGCTCTGAATCGGATGCACCAGGTGAAAAGCCTCACCCTCCCAAATACCCCCAGAAGACTTGGCCTTATCCTGGTTGGCAGTATCCTGGCTACCCTTCTGGTGACTCAAAACCTGTTCCTGCCTCTGGCTCTGACACTGAATCGGATGCACCAGGTGAAAAGCCTCACCCTCCCAA ATACCCCCAGAAGACTTGGCCTTATCCTGGTTGGCAGTATCCTGGCTACCCTTCTGGTGACCCAAAACCTGTTCCCGCCTCTGGCTCTGAATCGGATGCACCAGGTGAAAAGCCTCACCCTCCCAAATACCCCCAGAAGACTTGGCCTTATCCTGGTTGGCAGTATCCTGGCTACCCTTCTG GTGACCCAAAACCTGTTCCAGCTTCTGGCTCTGACACTGAATCGGATGCACCAGGTGAAAAGCCTCACCCTCCCAAATACCCCCAGAAGACTTGGCCTTATCCTGGTTGGCAGTATCCTGGCTACCCTTCTGGTGACCCAAAACCTGTTCCAGCTTCTGGCTCTGAATCGGATGCACACCAGCTGAAAAGCCTCAACCTCCCAAATACCCCCAGAAGCCTTGGCCTTATCCTGGTTGGCAGCATCCTGGTTACCCTTCTG GTGACCCAAAACCTGTTCCAGCCTCTGGCTCTGACACTGAATCGGATGCACCAGGTGAAAAGCCTCAACCTCCGAAATACCCCCAGAAGCTTTGGCCTTATCCTGGTTGGCAGCATCCTGGTTACCCTTCTGGTGACCCAAAACCTGTTCCCGCCTCTGGCTCTGACACTGAATCGGAATCGGATGCACCAGGTAAAAAGCCTCACCCTCCCAAATACCCCCAGAAGCCTTGGCCTTATCCTGGCTACCCTTCTGGTGACCCAAAACCTGTTCCAGCTTCTGGCTCTGAATCGGATGCACCAGCTGAAAAGCCTCAACCTCCCAAATACCCCCAGAAGCCTTGGCCTTATCCTGGTTGGCAGTATCCTGGCTACCCTTCTG GTGACCCAAAACCTGTTCCAGCTTCTGGCTCTGACACTGAATCGGATGCACCAGGTGAAAAGCCTCAACCTCCGAAATACCCCCAGAAGCTTTGGCCTTATCCTG GCTACCCTTCTGGTGACCCAAAACCTGTTCCAGCCTCTGGCTCTGACACTGAATCGGATGCACCAGGTGAAAAGCCTCACCCTCCCAAATACCCCCAGAAGCCTTGGCCTTATCCTGACTACCCTTCTGGTGACCCAAAACCTGTTCCAGCTTCTGGCTCTGGCTCTGAATCGGATGCACCAGGTGAAAAGCCTCACCCTCCCAAATACCCCCAGAAGCCTTGGCCTTATCCTGGTTGGCAGTATCCTGGCTACCCTTCTGGTGACCCAAAACCTGTTCCAGCCTCTGGCTCTGACACTGAATCGGATGCACCAG GTGAAAAGCCTCACCCTCCCAAATACCCCCAGAAGACTTGGCCTTATCCTGGTTGGCAGTATCCTGGCTACCCTTCTGGTGACCCAAAACCTGTTCCAGCCTCTGGCTCTGACACTGAATTGGATGCACCAGGTGAAAAGCCTCACCCTCCCAAATACCCCCAGAAGCCTTGGCCTTATCCTGGTTGGCAGCATCCTG GCTACCCTTCTGGTGACCCAAAACCTGTTCCAGCCTCTGGCTCTGAATCGGATGCACCAGGTGAAAAGCCTCAACCTCCCAAATACCCCCAGAAGACTGGGTCTTACTACTATCCTCATGACCCTGGACATATATTTCCTCCGTATAGTCATTACCCCGATTATCCTCTCCATTTGCAAGAGTTTTATCCACAATACCCAGTTCAGCCTCCCAGAATTCCTACTGCACCACCTATAA
- the LOC122134429 gene encoding uncharacterized protein LOC122134429 isoform X25: MEFWKIWGRLLIIQSFFTCITLIHCRNLLRFSGTEKTNNEGGEDISEKNISDHKGYFEPLADFDHLGDNAGVSGLQKKSLIKGQLLSSSEAAWDAMSPKLRCGDDLVKLQLSGPELANVELCRGNGVPVPLTQLPPHCGHTALTYAGLVYATPYDGCGVVQQGGYYVMQIQWQGNSAVITCPMTSTIANETFLGPHPPKYLHILLPPFSPDTQSPDAPAMPQVSDTATLKPPPLVYPQGFWPFPHYLYPGRVYATAKQTEKPVTTTLVSQAPTGEPQPPKYPEMSWPHYHPDYLYHGRPKPTLKPVPASGSDTKSDAPAEKPQPPKYPQKPWPYPGYPSGDPKPVPASGFDTESDAPAEKPQPPKYPQKPWPYPGWQHPGYPSGDPKPVTASGSESDAPGEKPHPPKYPQKTWPYPGWQYPGYPSGDSKPVPASGSDTESDAPGEKPHPPKYPQKTWPYPGWQYPGYPSGDPKPVPASGSESDAPGEKPHPPKYPQKTWPYPGWQYPGYPSGDPKPVPASGSDTESDAPGEKPHPPKYPQKTWPYPGWQYPGYPSGDPKPVPASGSESDAHQLKSLNLPNTPRSLGLILVGSILVTLLVTQNLFQPLALTLNRMHQVKSLNLRNTPRSFGLILVGSILVTLLVTQNLFPPLALTLNRNRMHQVKSLTLPNTPRSLGLILATLLVTQNLFQLLALNRMHQLKSLNLPNTPRSLGLILVGSILATLLVTQNLFQLLALTLNRIHQVKSLDLPNTPRRLGLILVGSILATLLVTQNLFQLLALTLNRMHQVKSLTLPNTPRRLGLILVGSILATLLVTQNLFQPLALTLNWMHQVKSLTLPNTPRSLGLILVGSILATLLVTQNLFQPLALNRMHQVKSLNLPNTPRRLGLTTILMTLDIYFLRIVITPIILSICKSFIHNTQFSLPEFLLHHL; encoded by the exons ATGGAATTTTGGAAAATATGGGGAAGGTTGTTAATTATACAAAGTTTTTTCACATGCATTACTTTAATACACTGCAGAAATCTGCTACGGTTTTCTGGAACGGAAAAAACGAACAATGAAGGTGGCGaagatatttcagaaaaaaatatatcagacCACAAGGGATATTTTGAGCCCTTAGCTGATTTTGACCATCTTGGTGATAACGCCGGAGTTTCAG GTCTTcagaaaaaatcattaattaaaggACAGCTACTCAGTTCTTCTGAAGCAGCCTGGGATGCCATGTCTCCAAAGTTGAGGTGTGGTGACGATCTCGTGAAGTTACAGCTCAGTGGTCCAGAATTAGCAAATGTTGAACTCTGTCGAG GTAATGGGGTGCCTGTTCCTCTCACTCAGTTGCCACCTCACTGTGGACACACAGCACTCACTTATGCAGGTCTTGTCTATGCTACTCCCTATGATGGATGTGGTGTTGTGCAACAG GGAGGGTATTATGTGATGCAGATACAGTGGCAGGGAAACTCTGCAGTCATTACTTGTCCTATGACCTCTACCATTGCAAATGAAACCTTCCTGGGACCTCATCCTCCTAAATATCTGCACATTTTGCTGCCTCCCTTCTCTCCTGATACACAAAGTCCAGATGCACCTGCAATGCCACAAGTGTCTGATACTGCAACACTGAAGCCACCACCTCTTGTGTATCCACAAGGGTTTTGGCCTTTCCCTCATTATCTTTATCCTGGAAGGGTTTATGCCACAGCTAAACAAACGGAGAAACCTGTTACAACTACTCTAGTTTCCCAAGCACCAACTGGAGAACCTCAACCTCCCAAATACCCCGAGATGTCTTGGCCACACTACCATCCTGATTACCTCTATCATGGCAGACCAAAACCCACTTTGAAACCTGTTCCCGCCTCTGGCTCTGACACTAAATCAGATGCACCAGCTGAAAAGCCTCAACCTCCCAAATACCCCCAGAAGCCATGGCCTTATCCTGGCTACCCTTCTGGTGACCCAAAACCTGTTCCCGCCTCTGGCTTTGACACTGAATCGGATGCACCAGCTGAAAAGCCTCAACCTCCCAAATACCCCCAGAAGCCTTGGCCTTATCCTGGTTGGCAGCATCCTGGCTACCCTTCTG GTGACCCAAAACCTGTTACAGCCTCTGGCTCTGAATCGGATGCACCAGGTGAAAAGCCTCACCCTCCCAAATACCCCCAGAAGACTTGGCCTTATCCTGGTTGGCAGTATCCTGGCTACCCTTCTGGTGACTCAAAACCTGTTCCTGCCTCTGGCTCTGACACTGAATCGGATGCACCAGGTGAAAAGCCTCACCCTCCCAA ATACCCCCAGAAGACTTGGCCTTATCCTGGTTGGCAGTATCCTGGCTACCCTTCTGGTGACCCAAAACCTGTTCCCGCCTCTGGCTCTGAATCGGATGCACCAGGTGAAAAGCCTCACCCTCCCAAATACCCCCAGAAGACTTGGCCTTATCCTGGTTGGCAGTATCCTGGCTACCCTTCTG GTGACCCAAAACCTGTTCCAGCTTCTGGCTCTGACACTGAATCGGATGCACCAGGTGAAAAGCCTCACCCTCCCAAATACCCCCAGAAGACTTGGCCTTATCCTGGTTGGCAGTATCCTGGCTACCCTTCTGGTGACCCAAAACCTGTTCCAGCTTCTGGCTCTGAATCGGATGCACACCAGCTGAAAAGCCTCAACCTCCCAAATACCCCCAGAAGCCTTGGCCTTATCCTGGTTGGCAGCATCCTGGTTACCCTTCTG GTGACCCAAAACCTGTTCCAGCCTCTGGCTCTGACACTGAATCGGATGCACCAGGTGAAAAGCCTCAACCTCCGAAATACCCCCAGAAGCTTTGGCCTTATCCTGGTTGGCAGCATCCTGGTTACCCTTCTGGTGACCCAAAACCTGTTCCCGCCTCTGGCTCTGACACTGAATCGGAATCGGATGCACCAGGTAAAAAGCCTCACCCTCCCAAATACCCCCAGAAGCCTTGGCCTTATCCTGGCTACCCTTCTGGTGACCCAAAACCTGTTCCAGCTTCTGGCTCTGAATCGGATGCACCAGCTGAAAAGCCTCAACCTCCCAAATACCCCCAGAAGCCTTGGCCTTATCCTGGTTGGCAGTATCCTGGCTACCCTTCTG GTGACCCAAAACCTGTTCCAGCTTCTGGCTCTGACACTGAATCGGATACACCAGGTGAAAAGCCTCGACCTCCCAAATACCCCCAGAAGACTTGGCCTTATCCTGGTTGGCAGTATCCTGGCTACCCTTCTG GTGACCCAAAACCTGTTCCAGCTTCTGGCTCTGACACTGAATCGGATGCACCAGGTGAAAAGCCTCACCCTCCCAAATACCCCCAGAAGACTTGGCCTTATCCTGGTTGGCAGTATCCTGGCTACCCTTCTGGTGACCCAAAACCTGTTCCAGCCTCTGGCTCTGACACTGAATTGGATGCACCAGGTGAAAAGCCTCACCCTCCCAAATACCCCCAGAAGCCTTGGCCTTATCCTGGTTGGCAGCATCCTG GCTACCCTTCTGGTGACCCAAAACCTGTTCCAGCCTCTGGCTCTGAATCGGATGCACCAGGTGAAAAGCCTCAACCTCCCAAATACCCCCAGAAGACTGGGTCTTACTACTATCCTCATGACCCTGGACATATATTTCCTCCGTATAGTCATTACCCCGATTATCCTCTCCATTTGCAAGAGTTTTATCCACAATACCCAGTTCAGCCTCCCAGAATTCCTACTGCACCACCTATAA